One window from the genome of Epinephelus moara isolate mb chromosome 21, YSFRI_EMoa_1.0, whole genome shotgun sequence encodes:
- the LOC126382730 gene encoding sodium/potassium-transporting ATPase subunit beta-3-like — protein MASTEDKPANKENTSSWKDSFYNPRTGELLGRTASSWALILLFYLVFYCFLAGMFALTMWVMLLTLDDYVPKYRDRVPYPGLVIRPNSLDIAFNKSDHNKYDQYVKHLESFLQRYNDTEQEKNEDCPKGEYFLQDDTEVMTKKACRFKRGVLSLCSGLSDSNFGYAEGKPCVLLKMNRIIGLKPRGDPYINCTVKRESAVQMQYFPSEGRIDKMYFPYYGKKAHETYVQPLVAVKLLLTKEDYNKELQVECRVDGSDLRNNDERDKFLGRVTFRIKVVE, from the exons ATGGCGAGCACCGAAGATAAACCGGCCAACAAGGAGAACACGTCAAGCTGGAAGGACTCCTTCTACAACCCGAGGACCGGGGAGCTGCTGGGTCGCACGGCCAGCAGCTGGG CCCTCATCCTGCTGTTCTACCTGGTTTTCTACTGTTTCTTGGCCGGTATGTTCGCCCTGACCATGTGGGTGATGCTGCTCACTCTGGACGACTATGTGCCGAAGTACCGGGACCGCGTTCCCTACCCAG GGTTGGTGATTCGTCCGAATTCATTGGATATAGCGTTCAACAAATCTGACCACAACAAGTACGACCAGTACGTCAAACACCTGGAGTCCTTCCTGCAAA gatATAATGATACAGAGCAGGAGAAGAACGAGGACTGCCCCAAAGGAGAGTACTTCCTGCAGGACGACACCGAGGTCATGACGAAGAAAGCTTGCCGCTTCAAGAGGGGCGTTCTGAGTTTGTGCTCCGGCCTCTCTGACAGCAACTTTGGATATGCTGAGGGAAAACCCTGCGTGCTGCTGAAAATGAACAGG ATCATTGGCCTGAAGCCTCGTGGGGATCCCTACATCAACTGCACAGTAAAA AGAGAAAGCGCAGTTCAAATGCAGTATTTCCCCAGTGAGGGGCGCATTGATAAGATGTATTTCCCCTACTACGGCAAGAAAGCCCAT GAGACTTATGTGCAGCCCCTCGTGGCTGTGAAGCTGCTGCTCACCAAGGAGGACTACAACAAGGAGCTGCAGGTGGAGTGCAGAGTAGACGGCTCCGACCTCCGCAACAATGACGAAAGGGATAAGTTCCTGGGCCGCGTTACCTTCAGGATCAAGGTGGTCGAGTAA
- the gk5 gene encoding putative glycerol kinase 5, whose product MGSQRNGFKKETFILSVDVGTTSIRCHVYDKEATIRGSCTTKIAPLYPEVGYVEMDPDALWKGFITVVKGAVQDAEVQMHQIEALGISTQRGTFTTWDRRTGVPFHNFISWQDQRSADLVKSWNRSCTMKTIHGAMKAVYFVTREKRSLAASLIVFSTQHVTFRLIWVLTHCKQVCQAVAEGNCCFGTIDTWLLFKLTKGKVHATDYSNASATGIFDSYQMCWSGFLCSLVSLPLSIFPKVEDTGHDFGSTDPSIFGVSIPIMSVMADQQAAMFGECCFDVGDVKITMGTGTFMDINTGSQPHTSVAGLYPLVGWKIGSEVVYLAEGNAADTGTAIKWAQELELFSDVQETSAMAYSVSDSDGVCFVPSFSGLQAPLNDPKACASLMGLKPSTNKSHLVRAILESIAFRNKQLYETMLRETDIPITKIRVDGGVSANDFVMQLTADLFGRKVARPQHLEMSCLGAAFVAGLGTGFWRTKEELKKLQNTDEAFLPKGVPQGGAFSPSRDYIPVVQSWEKALRRSMNWYKP is encoded by the exons ATGGGGAGTCAGAGGAACGGATTCAAGAAGGAGACCTTCATTTTGTCGGTGGATGTGGGAACTACGTCAATCAGATGTCACGTCTATGATAAGGAGGCAACAATCAGAGGATCATGCACTACCAAG ATTGCTCCCCTGTATCCAGAGGTTGGATACGTGGAGATGGACCCAGATGCACTGTGGAAAGGGTTTATTACTGTGGTCAAGGGAGCTGTGCAAG ATGCAGAGGTACAAATGCATCAGATAGAAGCCCTGGGCATTTCCACCCAACGAGGCACCTTCACAACATGGGACAG gaGAACTGGGGTTCCTTTCCATAACTTCATCAGCTGGCAGGATCAGAGGTCCGCAGACCTGGTGAAGTCCTGGAACAGATCCTGCACAATGAAG ACAATCCATGGTGCGATGAAGGCGGTCTACTTCGTGACCAGAGAGAAGCGGTCACTTGCAGCAAGTCTTATCGTCTTCTCCACTCAACATGTCACCTTCCGCCTCATCTGGGTCCTAACACACTGcaagcag GTTTGTCAAGCAGTAGCTGAGGGTAACTGCTGCTTCGGAACAATAGACACCTGGCTCTTGTTCAAACTCACAAAAG GGAAGGTCCATGCCACAGACTACTCTAATGCCAGTGCAACAGGAATTTTCGACTCCTATCAG ATGTGCTGGAGTGGGTTTCTCTGCTCTCTAGTTTCGCTGCCTCTCTCTATTTTCCCTAAAGTAGAAGATACAGG CCATGACTTTGGTTCCACAGACCCGTCCATCTTTGGAGTGTCCATTCCCATCATGTCAGTG ATGGCGGACCAGCAGGCAGCCATGTTTGGAGAGTGCTGCTTTGACGTTGGTGATGTCAAGATCACTATGGGAACAGGCACCTTTATGGACATCAACACCGGGAGCCAACCACATACATCCGTAGCAG GTCTGTATCCTCTGGTGGGCTGGAAGATCGGCTCAGAGGTGGTGTATCTGGCGGAGGGCAACGCAGCAGACACAGGCACTGCCATCAAATGGGCACAGGAGCTGG AGCTCTTCTCTGACGTCCAGGAGACCAGCGCCATGGCTTATAGTGTCAGCGACTCAGACGGAGTGTGTTTCGTTCCTTCCTTCAGCGGCCTGCAG GCTCCTCTGAATGATCCCAAAGCCTGTGCCTCACTCATGGGCCTCAAACCTTCAACCAATAAAAGTCATCTGGTGCGTGCCATTCTGGAGTCTATTGCCTTTAG GAACAAGCAGCTCTACGAGACGATGCTGAGAGAAACTGACATTCCCATCACCAAGATCAG GGTGGATGGCGGTGTTTCCGCCAACGACTTCGTCATGCAGCTGACTGCAGACCTGTTTGGCAGGAAGGTAGCCAGACCCCAACACTTGGAAATGTCGTGTTTAGGGGCTGCTTTTGTCGCAGGGCTTGGAACGG GCTTCTGGAGGACCAAGGAAGAGCTGAAGAAGCTGCAGAACACAGACGAGGCATTCTTGCCCAAAGGAGTACCCCAGGGCGGTGCTTTCAGCCCAAGTCGGGATTACATCCCCGTCGTTCAGAGCTGGGAGAAAGCTCTCCGACGCTCCATGAATTGGTACAAGCCTTGA
- the LOC126382724 gene encoding nucleolin-like isoform X1: protein MAKTDAKARKRRSKAVTDEVVEEEDSAKTEGQTETVSPRQEQVGTEEDAPKEDQDEDDSQMDTVIEVKGNVSTVTVSWDQKTAKKTNGSDQMVDSADAVGSTEDAPNESAETEMKQEIQESGESQMDVVAESTDRVTESLEKENEEGENNDVEKETNGGEEMIVEKKAAKRKLKARSTAETSASKKTKVISEVAVKGKQKKHSTAETSPSKKTKPVNKVAVKGKQKQHAAVETPQPEKEKCINTGFCLFVGNLDKSKKRAEVEDSLAKYLMTQSVLVNGIRVDQSRKFAYVDLASEMDLTKVLKCNGEMLDGKPMEIARARVVTKEIVKASVEDQKEAKDGKCLFVKNIPYLATKDDILNIFRKAINVRFLGGSERPEKGVAFVEFQNKTIARRLWQRKQGVQLQGRILTVDRIGATVTKAAAPPNKSLFVHNLPPDVKKKTLNKLFQNATNISLPKHEGKARGFAFVMFANLAEARKALESTQDVKIGKKLIRVQFAAMKAKAETEKVKTTLIVMGLSEKTTAETLKSVFEGAVSARISVDRDTGVSKRYGFVDFDSEDACKAVKEAMEDCEIDGSKVTVTYAKMPGANRTRRPSKPRRGPILGLAADKGGRKSRGKGGHGRGDKGLAARMPKKAVKMLGNNKSSTPECPPFIPL, encoded by the exons ATGGCAAAGACAGAC gCTAAAGCACGCAAAAGACGAAGCAAAGCTGTCACAGATGAAGTTGTAGAAGAAGAGGACAGCGCTAAAACTG aaggacagacagagactgtCTCTCCAAGACAAGAACAAGTCGGGACAGAAGAGGATGCTCCCAAGGAGGACCAAGATGAAGATG ATTCTCAGATGGACACTGTCATCGAAGTTAAAGGAAATGTGTCCACTGTGACTGTATCCTGGGACCAGAAGACGGCAAAGAAAACCAATGGAAGTGATCAGATGGTGGATAGTG CTGATGCAGTTGGCTCCACAGAAGACGCTCCCAATGAGagtgcagagacagagatgaagCAAGAGATCCAGGAATCTGGAG AATCTCAGATGGACGTTGTCGCTGAAAGTACGGACAGAGTAACTGAAAGCCTGGAAAAGGAGAATGAGGAGGGAGAGAACAATGATGTTGAAAAGGAAACCAACGGAGGTGAAGAGATGATTGTTGAAAAGAAAGCAG CAAAAAGGAAACTGAAGGCACGCTCTACTGCTGAGACCTCCGCATCAAAGAAAACTAAGGTCATCAGTGAAG TTGCAGTAAAAGGGAAACAGAAGAAACACTCGACTGCTGAGACCTCCCCATCCAAGAAAACCAAGCCCGTCAATAAAG tTGCAGTAAAAGGGAAACAGAAGCAACATGCTGCTGTTGAGACCCCCCaaccagagaaagagaaatgtatCAATACAG gtttttgtctttttgttggcAACTTGGATAAATCCAAAAAACGTGCAGAAGTCGAAGATTCGTTAGCAAAGTACCTCATGACACAAAGTGTCCTGGTCAATGGCATCAGAGTAGATCAGTCCAG aAAATTTGCATATGTAGATTTGGCCTCAGAGATGGACTTGACCAAAGTCTTGAAGTGTAATGGAGAAATGCTGGATGGCAAGCCAATGGAGATCGCCAGAGCAAGGGTCGTAACTAAGGAGATTGTGAAAGCTTCAGTTGAGGACCAAAAGG AAGCCAAAgatggaaaatgtttgtttgtgaagaACATCCCGTACTTGGCAACAAAAGACGACATTCTCAATATCTTCCGCAAGGCCATCAACGTGAGGTTTCTTGGTGGATCTGAGAGGCCAGAGAAAGG CGTTGCCTTTGTGGAGTTTCAGAATAAAACTATTGCTAGGAGACTATGGCAGCGAAAACAAGGAGTCCAGCTCCAAGGCAGAATTTTGACTGTGGACCGTATTGGAGCAACAGTCACTAAAG ctgcagctcctccaAATAAATCCTTATTTGTGCATAATTTGCCTCCTGATGTGAAAAAGAAAACCCTCAATAAACTCTTTCAGAATGCCACAAATATCAGCTTACCTAAGCACGAGGGCAAGGCAAGGGG GTTTGCATTTGTCATGTTTGCAAAtttggcagaggctagaaagGCCTTGGAGTCGACCCAAGACGTAAAGATTGGCAAAAAGCTGATCAGAGTACAGTTCGCTGCAATGAAAGCaaaagcagagacagaaaaag TCAAGACAACACTGATTGTGATGGGCCTTTCTGAGAAGACAACCGCAGAGACtcttaaaagtgtttttgaagGCGCTGTGAGTGCAAGAATCAGTGTAGATAGAGACACAGGAGTTTCAAAAAG GTACGGTTTTGTGGACTTTGATAGTGAAGACGCTTGCAAAGCTGTCAAAGAAGCCATGGAGGACTGTGAGATAGACGGCAGCAAAGTGACTGTGACTTACGCAAAAATGCCTGGCGCAAACCGTACAAGACGCCCCAGCAAGCCACGTCGTGGACCGATCTTAGGTCTGGCGGCTGACAAAGGTGGGCGGAAAAGCAGAGGCAAAGGTGGACACGGCAGAGGAG aTAAAGGACTTGCAGCTCGCATGCCAAAGAAAGCTGTTAAAATGCTGGGAAATAACAAGTCCTCCACCCCCGAATGTCCTCCGTTCATTCCTCTGTAA
- the LOC126382724 gene encoding nucleolin-like isoform X2: MAKTDAKARKRRSKAVTDEVVEEEDSAKTGQTETVSPRQEQVGTEEDAPKEDQDEDDSQMDTVIEVKGNVSTVTVSWDQKTAKKTNGSDQMVDSADAVGSTEDAPNESAETEMKQEIQESGESQMDVVAESTDRVTESLEKENEEGENNDVEKETNGGEEMIVEKKAAKRKLKARSTAETSASKKTKVISEVAVKGKQKKHSTAETSPSKKTKPVNKVAVKGKQKQHAAVETPQPEKEKCINTGFCLFVGNLDKSKKRAEVEDSLAKYLMTQSVLVNGIRVDQSRKFAYVDLASEMDLTKVLKCNGEMLDGKPMEIARARVVTKEIVKASVEDQKEAKDGKCLFVKNIPYLATKDDILNIFRKAINVRFLGGSERPEKGVAFVEFQNKTIARRLWQRKQGVQLQGRILTVDRIGATVTKAAAPPNKSLFVHNLPPDVKKKTLNKLFQNATNISLPKHEGKARGFAFVMFANLAEARKALESTQDVKIGKKLIRVQFAAMKAKAETEKVKTTLIVMGLSEKTTAETLKSVFEGAVSARISVDRDTGVSKRYGFVDFDSEDACKAVKEAMEDCEIDGSKVTVTYAKMPGANRTRRPSKPRRGPILGLAADKGGRKSRGKGGHGRGDKGLAARMPKKAVKMLGNNKSSTPECPPFIPL; this comes from the exons ATGGCAAAGACAGAC gCTAAAGCACGCAAAAGACGAAGCAAAGCTGTCACAGATGAAGTTGTAGAAGAAGAGGACAGCGCTAAAACTG gacagacagagactgtCTCTCCAAGACAAGAACAAGTCGGGACAGAAGAGGATGCTCCCAAGGAGGACCAAGATGAAGATG ATTCTCAGATGGACACTGTCATCGAAGTTAAAGGAAATGTGTCCACTGTGACTGTATCCTGGGACCAGAAGACGGCAAAGAAAACCAATGGAAGTGATCAGATGGTGGATAGTG CTGATGCAGTTGGCTCCACAGAAGACGCTCCCAATGAGagtgcagagacagagatgaagCAAGAGATCCAGGAATCTGGAG AATCTCAGATGGACGTTGTCGCTGAAAGTACGGACAGAGTAACTGAAAGCCTGGAAAAGGAGAATGAGGAGGGAGAGAACAATGATGTTGAAAAGGAAACCAACGGAGGTGAAGAGATGATTGTTGAAAAGAAAGCAG CAAAAAGGAAACTGAAGGCACGCTCTACTGCTGAGACCTCCGCATCAAAGAAAACTAAGGTCATCAGTGAAG TTGCAGTAAAAGGGAAACAGAAGAAACACTCGACTGCTGAGACCTCCCCATCCAAGAAAACCAAGCCCGTCAATAAAG tTGCAGTAAAAGGGAAACAGAAGCAACATGCTGCTGTTGAGACCCCCCaaccagagaaagagaaatgtatCAATACAG gtttttgtctttttgttggcAACTTGGATAAATCCAAAAAACGTGCAGAAGTCGAAGATTCGTTAGCAAAGTACCTCATGACACAAAGTGTCCTGGTCAATGGCATCAGAGTAGATCAGTCCAG aAAATTTGCATATGTAGATTTGGCCTCAGAGATGGACTTGACCAAAGTCTTGAAGTGTAATGGAGAAATGCTGGATGGCAAGCCAATGGAGATCGCCAGAGCAAGGGTCGTAACTAAGGAGATTGTGAAAGCTTCAGTTGAGGACCAAAAGG AAGCCAAAgatggaaaatgtttgtttgtgaagaACATCCCGTACTTGGCAACAAAAGACGACATTCTCAATATCTTCCGCAAGGCCATCAACGTGAGGTTTCTTGGTGGATCTGAGAGGCCAGAGAAAGG CGTTGCCTTTGTGGAGTTTCAGAATAAAACTATTGCTAGGAGACTATGGCAGCGAAAACAAGGAGTCCAGCTCCAAGGCAGAATTTTGACTGTGGACCGTATTGGAGCAACAGTCACTAAAG ctgcagctcctccaAATAAATCCTTATTTGTGCATAATTTGCCTCCTGATGTGAAAAAGAAAACCCTCAATAAACTCTTTCAGAATGCCACAAATATCAGCTTACCTAAGCACGAGGGCAAGGCAAGGGG GTTTGCATTTGTCATGTTTGCAAAtttggcagaggctagaaagGCCTTGGAGTCGACCCAAGACGTAAAGATTGGCAAAAAGCTGATCAGAGTACAGTTCGCTGCAATGAAAGCaaaagcagagacagaaaaag TCAAGACAACACTGATTGTGATGGGCCTTTCTGAGAAGACAACCGCAGAGACtcttaaaagtgtttttgaagGCGCTGTGAGTGCAAGAATCAGTGTAGATAGAGACACAGGAGTTTCAAAAAG GTACGGTTTTGTGGACTTTGATAGTGAAGACGCTTGCAAAGCTGTCAAAGAAGCCATGGAGGACTGTGAGATAGACGGCAGCAAAGTGACTGTGACTTACGCAAAAATGCCTGGCGCAAACCGTACAAGACGCCCCAGCAAGCCACGTCGTGGACCGATCTTAGGTCTGGCGGCTGACAAAGGTGGGCGGAAAAGCAGAGGCAAAGGTGGACACGGCAGAGGAG aTAAAGGACTTGCAGCTCGCATGCCAAAGAAAGCTGTTAAAATGCTGGGAAATAACAAGTCCTCCACCCCCGAATGTCCTCCGTTCATTCCTCTGTAA
- the LOC126382724 gene encoding nucleolin-like isoform X3, with protein MAKTDAKARKRRSKAVTDEVVEEEDSAKTEGQTETVSPRQEQVGTEEDAPKEDQDEDDSQMDTVIEVKGNVSTVTVSWDQKTAKKTNGSDQMVDSADAVGSTEDAPNESAETEMKQEIQESGESQMDVVAESTDRVTESLEKENEEGENNDVEKETNGGEEMIVEKKAAKRKLKARSTAETSASKKTKVISEVAVKGKQKQHAAVETPQPEKEKCINTGFCLFVGNLDKSKKRAEVEDSLAKYLMTQSVLVNGIRVDQSRKFAYVDLASEMDLTKVLKCNGEMLDGKPMEIARARVVTKEIVKASVEDQKEAKDGKCLFVKNIPYLATKDDILNIFRKAINVRFLGGSERPEKGVAFVEFQNKTIARRLWQRKQGVQLQGRILTVDRIGATVTKAAAPPNKSLFVHNLPPDVKKKTLNKLFQNATNISLPKHEGKARGFAFVMFANLAEARKALESTQDVKIGKKLIRVQFAAMKAKAETEKVKTTLIVMGLSEKTTAETLKSVFEGAVSARISVDRDTGVSKRYGFVDFDSEDACKAVKEAMEDCEIDGSKVTVTYAKMPGANRTRRPSKPRRGPILGLAADKGGRKSRGKGGHGRGDKGLAARMPKKAVKMLGNNKSSTPECPPFIPL; from the exons ATGGCAAAGACAGAC gCTAAAGCACGCAAAAGACGAAGCAAAGCTGTCACAGATGAAGTTGTAGAAGAAGAGGACAGCGCTAAAACTG aaggacagacagagactgtCTCTCCAAGACAAGAACAAGTCGGGACAGAAGAGGATGCTCCCAAGGAGGACCAAGATGAAGATG ATTCTCAGATGGACACTGTCATCGAAGTTAAAGGAAATGTGTCCACTGTGACTGTATCCTGGGACCAGAAGACGGCAAAGAAAACCAATGGAAGTGATCAGATGGTGGATAGTG CTGATGCAGTTGGCTCCACAGAAGACGCTCCCAATGAGagtgcagagacagagatgaagCAAGAGATCCAGGAATCTGGAG AATCTCAGATGGACGTTGTCGCTGAAAGTACGGACAGAGTAACTGAAAGCCTGGAAAAGGAGAATGAGGAGGGAGAGAACAATGATGTTGAAAAGGAAACCAACGGAGGTGAAGAGATGATTGTTGAAAAGAAAGCAG CAAAAAGGAAACTGAAGGCACGCTCTACTGCTGAGACCTCCGCATCAAAGAAAACTAAGGTCATCAGTGAAG tTGCAGTAAAAGGGAAACAGAAGCAACATGCTGCTGTTGAGACCCCCCaaccagagaaagagaaatgtatCAATACAG gtttttgtctttttgttggcAACTTGGATAAATCCAAAAAACGTGCAGAAGTCGAAGATTCGTTAGCAAAGTACCTCATGACACAAAGTGTCCTGGTCAATGGCATCAGAGTAGATCAGTCCAG aAAATTTGCATATGTAGATTTGGCCTCAGAGATGGACTTGACCAAAGTCTTGAAGTGTAATGGAGAAATGCTGGATGGCAAGCCAATGGAGATCGCCAGAGCAAGGGTCGTAACTAAGGAGATTGTGAAAGCTTCAGTTGAGGACCAAAAGG AAGCCAAAgatggaaaatgtttgtttgtgaagaACATCCCGTACTTGGCAACAAAAGACGACATTCTCAATATCTTCCGCAAGGCCATCAACGTGAGGTTTCTTGGTGGATCTGAGAGGCCAGAGAAAGG CGTTGCCTTTGTGGAGTTTCAGAATAAAACTATTGCTAGGAGACTATGGCAGCGAAAACAAGGAGTCCAGCTCCAAGGCAGAATTTTGACTGTGGACCGTATTGGAGCAACAGTCACTAAAG ctgcagctcctccaAATAAATCCTTATTTGTGCATAATTTGCCTCCTGATGTGAAAAAGAAAACCCTCAATAAACTCTTTCAGAATGCCACAAATATCAGCTTACCTAAGCACGAGGGCAAGGCAAGGGG GTTTGCATTTGTCATGTTTGCAAAtttggcagaggctagaaagGCCTTGGAGTCGACCCAAGACGTAAAGATTGGCAAAAAGCTGATCAGAGTACAGTTCGCTGCAATGAAAGCaaaagcagagacagaaaaag TCAAGACAACACTGATTGTGATGGGCCTTTCTGAGAAGACAACCGCAGAGACtcttaaaagtgtttttgaagGCGCTGTGAGTGCAAGAATCAGTGTAGATAGAGACACAGGAGTTTCAAAAAG GTACGGTTTTGTGGACTTTGATAGTGAAGACGCTTGCAAAGCTGTCAAAGAAGCCATGGAGGACTGTGAGATAGACGGCAGCAAAGTGACTGTGACTTACGCAAAAATGCCTGGCGCAAACCGTACAAGACGCCCCAGCAAGCCACGTCGTGGACCGATCTTAGGTCTGGCGGCTGACAAAGGTGGGCGGAAAAGCAGAGGCAAAGGTGGACACGGCAGAGGAG aTAAAGGACTTGCAGCTCGCATGCCAAAGAAAGCTGTTAAAATGCTGGGAAATAACAAGTCCTCCACCCCCGAATGTCCTCCGTTCATTCCTCTGTAA